A window of Devosia chinhatensis genomic DNA:
CGACGAAGCCACCCATGCCATTGCCGAAAAACTCCCCGACCTGATCCTGCTCGACTGGATGCTGCCCGAAATTTCCGGCATCGAGCTCTGCCGCCGCCTGCGCGCCCGCGAGGAAACCAGCCACGTGCCGATCATCATGCTGACCGCTCGTGGCGAGGAAGAAGAGCGCGTGCGCGGCCTCACCACCGGCGCCGACGACTACATGGTCAAGCCCTTCTCCGTCCCCGAGCTGCTGGCGCGCATCCAGTCCCTCCTGCGCCGCGCCAACCCCAACCTCGTCACCGCCGCCCTCAAGGTCGGCGATCTCGAACTCGACCGCACCACTCACCGCGTGCGCCGCGCCAGCCGCGACGTCCATCTCGGCCCCACCGAATACCGTCTGCTCGAATATCTCATGCGCCATCCCGGCCGCGTCTATTCGCGCGAGCAATTGCTCGATGGCGTCTGGGGCAATGACGTCTATGTCGACGAGCGCACTGTCGACGTGCATATCGGCCGCCTCCGCCGCGCGATCAATCGCGGCAAGGAGGTCGACCCGATCCGAACCGTCCGCGGTGCCGGCTACGCCTTCGACGAACGCTTCGCCCAGACAGCCTAGATCGTCTGGGACCACTTGCCGCCGAACTGCCCCAAAGTTGCGCCAAACCGTAATGACTTGAGCCCGTGCCTCCGGCACCCTGTTCGTCTTTCCTTGGAGCGCTCCCGGCAATGATCGAAAAATACGTCCAAAGACCGAATGCGCAGCTCTACACGCAGGCATGGGGTCAGCCGCTGCGCGGCACTATCCTCTTGGCCATGGGCGCCACCGCCTCCTCGGCCTGGTGGCCAATCGCCCTGATCGACGCGCTGGCCGGTGCCGGCTACCAGGTTATCGTCTTCGACCACCGCGACACGGGCCGCTCCACCCTTTTCCCTCCGGGAACCCCACCCTACGACCTCCCCGACCTGGTCGAGGACGTCATCGCCATTCTCGACGCCTATGCGGTCTCGTCCGTCCATCTCGTGGGCATGTCTTTGGGCGGTCTGGTGGCGCAGATCGTCACCCTCCAGCATCCCGGCCGCGTCGCGACCCTCACCGTCTTTGCCGGCGAGC
This region includes:
- the phoB gene encoding phosphate regulon transcriptional regulator PhoB, translating into MPATILIVEDEADIALLLRYNLEAEGFRVVTAETGDEATHAIAEKLPDLILLDWMLPEISGIELCRRLRAREETSHVPIIMLTARGEEEERVRGLTTGADDYMVKPFSVPELLARIQSLLRRANPNLVTAALKVGDLELDRTTHRVRRASRDVHLGPTEYRLLEYLMRHPGRVYSREQLLDGVWGNDVYVDERTVDVHIGRLRRAINRGKEVDPIRTVRGAGYAFDERFAQTA